A stretch of DNA from Cygnus atratus isolate AKBS03 ecotype Queensland, Australia unplaced genomic scaffold, CAtr_DNAZoo_HiC_assembly HiC_scaffold_34, whole genome shotgun sequence:
GTCATTGCttaatagcaaagaaaaaaaaaagctggatgTATCTAACCTCTCAAGACTTTATTTCTCCCAGATCCATTTAGATATGGGATGCTATGTGAAAGGAAGGTGAGGAATCACTTCCAGatgctcttttctctctctgcattgACAGTACGTAAGTTAAATTGCTCAACCTGAAGGACATGACTTTTAGACAGCTGAAATATCAACCTACACGGTAGTACTTAGCAGTTTGGTTTTTCTAGGCGCTTCCTATTTGTACAACGAGGACTGTCCTTAAGCTTTTGAAGATGACAAGACTTTTCCACCTCTCAGAAAAGTAATACATTTATGTGAGGACGTTTGATAGTAAGAGGAAAGAGCAACTGTTTGGAAACAACTTCATTTCAGTGTAGAATGAGGTCAGATGTGACTGTGTGACAGATCTGTTTCCAAAGACCTGGTGGGACCATAATGAATTTTGGCCTTAATTTAGAGTACTAAAGAAGGCAAGCTACACTTGGGCCCCATTTACCCTCTTTCCTAAAGATACAAGGGAAGGTGATATGGAAGAAAGAAGGGCATTACAAAAGCAATACTTgatattttcctattttgaaaTCAACTTTGGATTCCCAGCTGTTGCTAATCCAAAAAAGGGAAGTActgaagaggagagagaataaCTTTCAACATACATATTTGAATCAATGGTTTAGCATCTATGTAATAGAAAGTATTTGTGCAGGAGATGAGATTTCCTTTTGAAACATCGGTTTGATGGATGCTTGCAATTATTCTGAGTGAATGTGGACTTTCCCAGGGATGGGGTGCAATTGCTAACAGCCCCTTGTTAGCCCTGTGTTCTTGAGAAAGAATCGTTTGTGGCTGATGGACAAAGTTGGAAAGAAGACAAGAAATTCTCTGAGGACCCTTCCTGatatgtaaaacagaaaagtcagGGTGTGAGGAAGGTCCAAAGgaatctttctctctctctgttttataGGAAGCTTGCAagcaaggaaagagagaaggaaggagataGCTGTCTGTCGAGACCATGAAATTATTCTACTTGTTTTGTCATGTTCATGCCTCAGCAGGATGAATGGAAATTGTGCATGGGAGCAGGCAATGGAACTGTCATTTCTGAATTCATTCTTGTGGGCTTTTCAGGGCTCGATCAAAGGCTACAGCTATATCCCTTCTTGGTCCTTCTACTCATGTACCTGACAACAGTGATGGGGAACGCAGCCATCATTTTCCTGGTGTATGTGGATAACCGCCTGCAAACCCCCATGTACTTTTTCATTGGCAATCTGGCATTTCTGGAAATCTGGTTTACGTCCTCCACAAGCACCAAATTGTTGGTGATTCTGAGCTCCGGCAGGAGAACAATCTCAGTAGGTGGCTACTTTGCCCAGTCCTCTTTCTATTttgccctgggtgctgcagagtTTGCTCTCCTTGTTGTCATGTCCTTTGACTGTTACATTGCCATCTGCCAGCCTTTGCGCTATGCTGCCATCATGAAGCATCGGCTCTGCATCCACCTGGTTGCTGCTGTTTGGGTCACGGGCTTCACATTCCTGAGTTACCACCTGGTGCTGCTCTCAAAGCTCACTTTCTTACTTTCTGTGGTTCAAAAagatccagatttttttttgttgttgtttttgtttttgtgacaaCTCTCCCTTATTCCAACTGTCCTGCTCTGATGCCAGCCTTTGGAAAATAGACTTGGTTTTCTTATTGTTTATCATGCTGTCTTCCTTGTGTTTAACTCTGGCATCTTACACGTGTATCTTCTGTATTCTACGCATGCCAGCAGcctctgagaggaaaaaagcttttgctACATGCTCTTCCCATCTCACCACCTTGGCCATTGCCTATGGAAGCTGCATTGCTCTTTACGCACGCTCCTCAGGACATCGTCCTTTGGAGACCAACAGCATTGTAGCTTTGCTGAACACTGTGCTGTACCCATTCTTAAACCCATTCATCTACAGTCTTAGAAACAAGTCTGTGATGCTGGGCCTGAAAGAAGCCATGGCCCGTGCAACAGCACAGCTTTTCCCCTAATCTTGATGCATTTCTGAAGAGCAATTTGAGTTCTCTGctgttgtattttatataatacCACCTCCATATTATATGACCTCCACATGCAGATGCCTCCAGAGATTTATGTTCTTGATGGATTGTGTTAGGCTGTTTGATAAGAAGGACATCTGCACACAAAATGAAGGCCCAGGCAAGCGATGGCAGGGCCCATCTCCATGAGCCCAGAAGAGCACAAAGCACAATGGCAGGTGGGAACCCAATTCACAGGCTCCTGCAGAGCCAAGATCTTGTCCCAACTCCTTCCAGGACTGCTTTGCCCTGGACCATCACCCCAGGATCCAGGCAGGAAACCCATCAAGGTGAGTCAATGGGAGCAGCTCTCTGCATCATCATTTGGACTAAGGGGATTGCTGCCAAAGGCTGTAGGACACATGGTGGTTTTACATGGGGGTGAGTGCAGCAACTGGACTAGAACCAGGGGGTCAGAGGGCCTATGTGTCATTCGTGTCAGCAACAGGAGAGAGACAGGAGTTTGTGGACTTAGTAGActtaagtgtgtgtgtgtgtctgtgtgtgtgtgtctgtgtgtgtaaaAGTGCAGTGgtctgtgccagcagctggtgTGGTGCTGAAGCCATGGCGGCTCACGTCTAGGTGCCCTCAAGTGGGGAGAATGGGAGCCAGGGATTTGTCCTGGGCAGGCTGAGTGTATGAGCCCAGCTGCTGTAGGGATCCACcttgcatacacacacactcatgcaaacacacacaaaaccactcCAAAGGTATAATAAGCTAGATCTCCTGTACAGTCCCTTTgaccttattttattttattatttattttattttattttattttattttattttattttatttatttatttatttttaatagaaaaactggttttcagaaggatttggatcattttctgaaaagcctCTGCTGTGACACC
This window harbors:
- the LOC118260510 gene encoding olfactory receptor 49-like; translated protein: MYLTTVMGNAAIIFLVYVDNRLQTPMYFFIGNLAFLEIWFTSSTSTKLLVILSSGRRTISVGGYFAQSSFYFALGAAEFALLVVMSFDCYIAICQPLRYAAIMKHRLCIHLVAAVWVTGFTFLSYHLIQIFFCCCFCFCDNSPLFQLSCSDASLWKIDLVFLLFIMLSSLCLTLASYTCIFCILRMPAASERKKAFATCSSHLTTLAIAYGSCIALYARSSGHRPLETNSIVALLNTVLYPFLNPFIYSLRNKSVMLGLKEAMARATAQLFP